The genomic region GCATTGCGAAGCCGGTCAAAATTTTCCGTTTTTCTGACCGTCGTATTGGTCATCGGCTTCTTTGTGGCGATGCTTTGGCCCCTGATCAACGAAAGCGTTTACAAGGTACAGATTTCGAATCTGAGCGACGAGCGCTTTTACCAGTCCGAACAGATCCTTATCAAAGGGACGGTGCGCAACGTCGGAAACCATCCCGTCGGGCAGGTGAGCGCCGTCTTAAAGCTCTCAAACATCAAAGGCGGCACTCACGCCAAAGCCTCGCAGTTCAGCGAACCGAGCGCGTTCGAGCAGCTCTTTCAGGACGACGATCCCGAATTCAAACGCCAGAACGTCTTCTCGCGGCACGTCATTGCCGAGAGCCTCAACCCCGGTGCCTCCAAAACCTTCA from Campylobacterota bacterium harbors:
- a CDS encoding DUF2393 family protein, which translates into the protein MSPLTSWHYLLIVICGVLFLAGTVLALRSRSKFSVFLTVVLVIGFFVAMLWPLINESVYKVQISNLSDERFYQSEQILIKGTVRNVGNHPVGQVSAVLKLSNIKGGTHAKASQFSEPSAFEQLFQDDDPEFKRQNVFSRHVIAESLNPGASKTFRLLVDYPSHFDKASFEVEAQVD